In the genome of Cryptomeria japonica chromosome 8, Sugi_1.0, whole genome shotgun sequence, one region contains:
- the LOC131048366 gene encoding protein argonaute 7-like produces the protein MSQGAEDPNPRSSKRLKLNEQKKTRHEYRGGLSVIRFLYHSSILIVPHRPLSEGAKNRVITILQGIKIRNTHGKRDKKLTFHGLTSDMTQEFHVFGEDGDEQFELEYEELPYLDLGMSPDGKPIYLPIEWCVIYSKDNKSNQRLRSLVSHETPRDLNYPENTNLVSETPREQPELNYKELLEKKWQLVLLGGNAPPETFAKFWQSIEIKCGNSSNENIIHISNTKELKETLKTVMEGTQILLCVMEKQDKPFERALKREAHLEKGILTQLCKLEDVEHYCDLYRKHNNYDDLDELAESWYVTNLAQEMIAKTGAYKDKALLPHSACPPRFKWRKPNCVVMYFGCKVINYSFTHLTVMVANISKSDHSTSDYVSRVALGDHMQNLQELFGELLKIYNENKHTDLPDRIIFFREGFVANGIEEMLRKEVDTLKEKLDSLRENVYSLREEPDSPKPAVTVYSPITFIVRDRKSDAHSVNAGDGKANYSIFSDENAICCSDFETLIRNLSYSKRYPKPLPVYYANRAARLAKVYLEGEMNPDQNKMDKIAKTIDRSLYVRGECQDAEQQDRAAEQEEAQQMDE, from the coding sequence ATGAGTCAAGGGGCAGAGGATCCGAATCCCAGGAGCTCCAAGAGATTAAAACTGAACGAGCAGAAGAAAACTCGCCATGAATATAGAGGAGGCCTTTCTGTAATTCGATTCCTCTATCATTCATCCATACTTATCGTACCGCATAGACCTCTTTCTGAAGGTGCCAAGAACAGGGTTATAACTATCTTGCAGGGGATAAAAATCAGAAACACACACGGAAAAAGAGATAAAAAGTTAACTTTTCATGGTCTCACATCAGACATGACTCAAGAATTCCATGTGTTCGGCGAAGATGGAGATGAACAGTTTGAGTTGGAATACGAGGAACTGCCTTATCTGGACTTGGGTATGAGCCCAGATGGTAAGCCCATTTATCTTCCCATCGAATGGTGTGTAATTTACAGCAAGGATAACAAAAGTAATCAAAGACTCCGAAGTCTTGTTTCCCATGAAACTCCGCGTGACTTGAATTATCCTGAAAATACGAATCTTGTTTCTGAAACTCCACGGGAGCAACCTGAGCTGAATTATAAGGAGTTGCTTGAAAAAAAATGGCAACTCGTATTACTTGGTGGAAATGCTCCGCCAGAAACTTTTGCCAAGTTCTGGCAGTCTATAGAAATTAAATGCGGAAACTCCAGTAATGAAAACATTATACATATTAGTAATACCAAAGAGCTGAAAGAAACATTGAAGACTGTAATGGAAGGCACACAGATTCTCCTGTGCGTGATGGAGAAGCAGGACAAGCCATTTGAGAGGGCTCTGAAGCGAGAGGCTCATTTGGAGAAAGGAATTCTAACGCAATTGTGTAAACTCGAAGATGTCGAGCATTACTGCGATCTGTATCGCAAACATAATAATTATGACGATTTAGATGAATTGGCAGAATCATGGTATGTGACAAATTTAGCGCAGGAGATGATTGCAAAAACAGGGGCATACAAAGATAAAGCTCTTCTTCCTCACAGTGCATGTCCCCCCCGATTTAAGTGGAGGAAGCCCAATTGTGTCGTAATGTATTTCGGATGTAAAGTAATCAACTACTCTTTTACTCATCTAACTGTTATGGTTGCAAATATCAGTAAATCAGATCATTCTACTTCCGATTATGTGTCCAGAGTTGCCCTCGGCGATCATATGCAAAACCTTCAGGAGCTTTTTGGTGAGCTACTTAAAATATACAATGAGAATAAACACACAGATTTGCCTGATAGGATCATTTTCTTCAGAGAAGGGTTTGTTGCAAACGGAATTGAAGAGATGCTGCGAAAAGAAGTCGATACTCTGAAAGAGAAACTTGATTCTCTCAGAGAAAATGTCTATTCTCTCAGAGAAGAACCCGATTCTCCGAAACCTGCTGTAACAGTATATTCACCCATCACTTTCATTGTTCGTGACAGAAAGAGTGACGCTCACTCTGTGAATGCAGGTGATGGGAAAGCAAATTACAGCATTTTCTCAGATGAGAATGCAATTTGTTGCTCTGATTTTGAGACGTTAATCAGGAACCTTTCGTATTCGAAGAGATACCCAAAGCCCCTTCCGGTATATTACGCAAATCGTGCGGCCCGTTTGGCAAAGGTGTATTTGGAAGGAGAGATGAATCCCGATCAGAATAAAATGGATAAAATTGCGAAGACCATTGACAGGTCCCTGTATGTCCGTGGAGAGTGTCAGGATGCGGAGCAGCAAGATCGAGCGGCAGAGCAGGAAGAGGCTCAACAGATGGATGAATAA